ACCCGCTCACCGGCATCAGCACCCGGGCCAGCCTGGAGTGCGGCTGAGCGCAGGCAGCCCCGCCCTGTTTGGCCGGGGATGGCCGGGCGTCCGCGTGTCTGAATGTGGGCAGGCTGATCAGCCGCGTTTGGATCAGCCGCAGCTGGTCCAGCCGCGCAGTTTGCCGGGGTTGAGCAGCCCCGCTGGGTCGTAAGCCATCTTTGCGGCCACCTGGTCGGCATCGATCACCCCCAAGCCGCCGTCTTCCACCGTGAGGCTGTGGGGGTTGAAGAGCAGGGCGCCCAGGTCCCTGGCCTGCTCCATCAAGGCCTGCAGCGCCGCCCGATCCCGCCAGCGCACCAGAGGAATCGCCGCCAGACGTTGCTGGCCCTGCTGACGCACGCCCTCCAGGTGCCAGAGCAGGTCGTCGCCCCAGCGCTGCTTCAAGGCGGCGAGCGTCGGCCCTTCCGGCTGGGGCAACAGCATCTGCAGATAGGTCCAGCCCTTGTCCTGCGCCCGCAGATGCAGGGTGGTGTGGTTCCAGGTGAGTTCGCGCAGGGGCAACCCGCGGCTTTCCCCCTCCGCTGCTTGCCACACCAGGGCCCCGCCCAGTTGGGACAGCAGCGGCATCAGGGCCGGCAGGGCATGGGGGGCGGCGAGCAGCAGCAGCCGGTGGCCGCGGGCCGCCGGGCAGCCGCCGGGCAGGGGGAGCTGGCGGGCGATGGGTGCCTCCAGCAGGCAGAGTTCCTGCAGCACCAGGGCAGCGCAGGGCAGCAGCCTGGCGGCCTCCAGCGCCCTATCCCAGTCTGCAAAGTCGACCACCAGCTGCTGCCAGGTCTCGGCGGTGGCGGTGGGCACGGTCACCGCCGTGAGGATGCCGTTGGTGCCGTAGGCGTGATTGAGCGGCCGGCTGCCGGTGGCATCGAGTGTCAGCAGGCGCGGCTCGGGCTCCACCGTCACGATCTCCAGGCCCAGCAGGTTGCCGGGATCCCGCAGGAAGCCCCAGCGCAGGGAACCGATGCCTCCGGATCCCCCGGCGATGAAGCCCCCCAGCGTGGCGCTGCGGGAGGTGCTGGGGGTGAGCCGCAGGGCGCGGCCCCGGACCGCCAGTTGACGGTCGAGGTCGCCCAGCAGGCAGCCCGCCTCTGCGGTGAGCACGCCGCTGGCCGCATCGAACTGCCGCAGCTGTCGCAGGCCGCTGAGATCGAGCACCACGCCACCGGCGAGCGGCACGCACTGGCCGTAATTGCCGGTGCCGGCGCCCCGCACGGTGAGCGGCACCTGCTGCTGGGCGCAGGCCGCCGCCACCTGCTGCACGTGCCCCAGCTGCGTGGCCTTCACCACCAGCTGGGCGTGGTGACCGCTGAGCAGCGGCGTGAGTACCGGCGAATAGGTGAAGAAGTCGTGGGAGAGTTTCTCAAGCTCGCTGCCTGGCCCCACCAGCTCCGCAGCGGGGCCGCTGCCCGGGGGGCCGGCGGCGGCACGGAGCTGCCGGGACACCGCTTCGATCCGCTCTGCGCTCACGGGAGCGGGCAGGGCGGCTGGCAGGGCCACAGGGAGCAGCGCGACCGGTGCGCTGGCAGGGGAGGGGGTCACGGGGAACGGGGCGGTGGTTTCAAGCTGGCAGGCTTTCAGGCTGGCAGCGCTTCGAGCAGTTGCTGCAGTGGCGACGGCGACGGGGACGGCAACCAGCGACCCGCGCGCAGCACCCGCCGCGGTACAGGCCGGGCCAGCAGGTCGCTCCAGCCGGAGGCGCCCAGCAGGAGCAGATCAGCGGGTGCCCCTGGTCGCACCACCCCGTCCCAGGCCAATCCCATCAGGCGGCTGGAGGCGGTGGTGAAGGGCATCAGGCCCTGGCGCTGCCATGGGGCCAGGTGAGCGGCCGGCATGGAGAAGCGCAGCAGATCCAGGGGATCGAAGTCTCCGCCCGGATACCAGGGATCCTGCACGTTGTCTCCCCCCACCGCCACCGTCACCCCGGCGCGCTGCAGCTGGCGGATCGGTGCCAGCGGGCGTTGGGCGGGGGTGTGGCCGTCGCGGTGCCCCAGCAACCAGAGGTTGGTGGTCGGCAGCGCCACCACCGCCAGCCCCGCCTCGGCCATGGCGTCGGCGAGGGGCAGCAGGCGGCGCACCGGTAGCTGGGACATGCTGCAGCTGTGGCTGCAGCACACGGGCACACCGATACGGAGCTCGATCACGAGGCGGGCGGCCAGGGCCACACCGGCGCCACCGCCATCGGCGCTTTCGTCGATGTGGAGGTCCACGCCGCAACCCAGGCCATCGGCCAGGCGCAGCAGAGCCCGCAGTCCTTCGCCATCGGCGCCGTCGGGGGGGAACGGGGCGCCCAGCACGCCGCCCAGCAGCACCCCGCCGGCCGCGGCTGCACTCTCCCCCCGCCGGCCCAGCAACTGACGCGCCAGTTGCTCGCCTGCCGCGGTGGCCCAGTGTCGCACCGGCACCAGTGCCACCAGTTGCAGCGGCAGCCGCTCCGCCCACGCCTGCTGCAGATCGAGCAGGGCCTCCCAGCTCACCTCGGCGCCGGGGCCAAGGCTGTCGACATGGCTTCGCATGGCCCGCAGGCCGTAGCGCCAGCCCTGGTCCAGGGCACGCTCCGCGCGCGCGTGCACCTGTTCCACACTGCGTTCGTGATGCTCGCGCTGGTTGGCGGCCAGGGCGCCCGCCATCGTTCCCGTCCGGTTGGGATGGCGCTCCCAGCTGAAGGCCTTGTCGAGGTGGGCGTGGGGCTCCAGCAGGGGGGTGAGGGCGAGCGGCAGCCGTGCCTCGGCCTGGGCTGGATAGGGCTTGATCGCGGTGAAACGCCCTTCGGCATGCTCCAGCTCGACGGCTACCAGGCCATCGGCATCAGCTGTCGGCAGGTGGACGGCGCCTGGATCCAGAAGGCAGCGCGGCAGCCGCAGGGGCGGCAGGGGTGTGGCGCTCACGGTCTGGCGTCGCTGGTGGCGCCTGCGTCGTTCTCCTCTCTGCCGTCCTTCGAGGTGGAGAGGATCACGAAGTGCCCGGCGCCGGCCAGGGTGATGACCCGGTAGCGGGGAATGCGCAGGAAGGGCAACACCTCCTGGCCCCCGATCTCCGTCTGGTACAGGCTGAAGACGCCGAAGTTGTGCCGCGTCGTGCCCTGCCGGGCCAGGGCGCCAAGCACCTGCGACTGGCTGCGGATCAGCTCCGGGCAGTTCTGCACCACCAGCCGCAACGGCATCGGCAGCCCATCGGCGCCGCAGACCTCCTCCACCGCCAGTTCCACCAGCTGATCGCCGGCGAAGCTTTCGAAGTCGTTCGGTGGAGGGTTGGTGAACAGGAGGGCCAGGGCGGTGCCTCCGAGGCCAGCCGCTCCGGCCAGCAGCGGCCAGAGGCGCGAGGCGGATGGGGGCGCGGCGGGCAAGGGGCAGCGGGCGGGGCTACTTGATACATTGGCAAAGACCACGGCGGGCGTAGCCAAGTGGTTAAGGCAGCGGCTTGTGGCGCCGCCATTCGGGGGTTCAAGTCCCCTCGCTCGCCCTCAAAGCCGCCACCAGTCGATCGGCTGCTGCGCGGCTCCTCACCGGATCCCCGCAGGGGAGTCCGGTTTTTTTCTGCCCATCCGCGCAGGCCGCCGCCGCTTCCGCCTCCCCCAGCAGCGCCGTGTTGAGCGCTACGGCCCGCACCCGCACCGGCGGCAGGCCGCCCGGACGGCCCAGCGCCGCCAACTGCTCCACCGCCGCGATCAGCTGAGGCAGCGGGGGGATGGGGATGGTCGGATGCCGCGAGATCGCCCGCTGACCGGCGCGATGCACCAACAGCAGACCGGTTGGCTGGCTGCCGCGCAGCAGCGGCAGGGTGGCGGTGGAGCCCGGATGACAGAGCGAGCCCTGGCCTTCCACCAGCACCAGGGTGGCGTCGTTGCAGGCCGCCACGGCCGGGTCGCCGCCCCCACCGGCCTGGCAGGCCTCCAGCACCGCCCCCTCCACGGCCCCGGCGGCGTAATCCACGCGCACGGCATCGAGCGGCACCCCGCCGCCGCTGATCAGGATGCCCGCCTGGCCGGTGCCCACGAAGCGGGCGTCGAGGCCTTGGCGGCGGGCGGCGGCCACCAGCTCCAGGCAGGCGCTCATCTTGCCCACGGCCATGTCGGTGCCCACAGCGAGCAGACGCTGGCCGGGCAGGGCTGCGCAGCGTGCCGCAGCCACCTGCAGTCCTGGCGGCTCCTGCCGCAGGTCCCAGATCCACTGCTGGGGACCGCGCAGGGCCGCCAGCGCGGGGTCGTCGGCCAGGCGAGTGTGCAGCCCGCTGGCCACATGCAGACCGGCCTGCAGGGCGGCGGCCACATCGCGGCGCAGTGCTTCCGGCAGCAGGCCGCCCGAAGGCGCCAGCCCCACCACGGCCACCTCCGGGCCGTAGGGGAGAGCCTCCGCCAGGCTGGCCACCACCGGAATGGCGCGGGGGATGCCGGTGACCTGCTCCAGCGGCAGACCTGCCTGCGCCGGATCGATCACCGCCACGATCGGCCCGCTGCGGTAGCGCAACAGCGCCAGGCCCGTCTTGCCGGACAGATTGTCGAGGCCATCGTGCTGCAGCAGCACCACCCGGGCCGAGGCGCTCAGCACCGTGGCGGCTCCGGCGGGGAAGGGCCGGCGGCGGTCCCATCGGGGACGGCACCCTCTGAGGGGGGCTGACCCAGGCCCGGCCGGGAGCTGGGGCGCAGGATGTCGCCATCCCGCTCCGGCTCGCTGAAGGGGTCGTCCACCAGGTTGAGGTGGCTGTCCAGATCGGGCCAGCGCACCAGCGGCAGCAGCTGGGCGGCGGCCCCGTTGAGCAGGGCGCTGTCCGAGTAGCAGCCGAGCATCAGATCGAGGCCGAGGCGTCGGGCGGTCTGCGCCATCAGCCAGGCCTCCGACAGCCCGCCCGTCTTGAGCAGCTTCATGTTCACCCCATCGACATGGGGGGCCAGCCGCAGCAGGTCCTGCAGATCCCAGCAGCTCTCGTCGGCCACGAGCGGGATCGGGCAGTGCAGGTCGAGAGCGGCGAAGGCGGCGGCATCGGCCTCCGGATCCTGCAGGGCGGGCAGCGGCTGCTCCACCAGCACCACCCCCTGCTGCGCCAGCCAGGGAATCAGCTGGCGCGCCGTGGGCAGGTCCCAGCCGCCGTTGGCATCCACCTGCAGCTCGGCGCCGGGGAACCCTGTGAGAGTGGTGGCCACCGCCTGCACCAGGGCCCGGTCGTGGTCGGCACCATCAGGGCTGCCGAGCTTGAGCTTCACCCGCCGCGGCCTGACACCGAGCCGCTCCTGCCAGCCCACCAGCCGGGCGCGCACCTGCTCCACCGTGCCCAGCCCCAGGGTGACGCTGGTGGGGGTACAGGCCTGGCGATCGAGACCCCAGAGGCGCCAGAGCGGCTCGCCCAGACGGCGGCCCCACCAGTCGTGCAGAGCCAGATCGACGGCGCAGCGGGCCGGCGGCGAAAGCCCCGCGAGCAGGGGCTGAAGGGCCTGCCGCTCGCTCGGATCGCGGGGGCGGCCGAGGGCATCGGGGCTTTCCAGGCGCGGCAACAGGGCGTCCAGTTCCGCCGCCACGTCATCGGTGCTGAACCGTCGATGGCCGGTGTCGAAGCCGCCGGCCTCGCCCTGGCCGATGGTGCCGTCGTGCTCGATCTCCACCAGCACACGCTCCACCCCACGCGAGGTGCCGCGGCTGATCGTGAGCGGCACGGCCTTGGTAAGGGAAAAGCGGCGAAGACGAGCGTGCATGCTCGGAAAGGGGCGTGCATCGGTTCCCCCCACCGGCAGTCTCCGCCATGGCCGGCGGTTTGCGCCATCCCCGGCTCCTCGCGCCGTGATCCGCAGACGCACCCTGCCCAGGGATCCATGCCATGGCCGAAACTGGTGCGATGAGCGCGACCCCACCCACCAAAGGCAGCTACTGGATCACCACCTTCGGCTGCCAGATGAACAAGGCCGATTCCGAGCGCATGGCCGGAATCCTCGAAGCCATGGGCTACGCCGCAGGCAGCGATGAGCATTCCGCTGATCTGGTGCTCTACAACACCTGCACGATCCGCGACAACGCAGAACAGAAGGTCTACAGCTATCTGGGCCGCCAGGCCCAGCGCAAACGCACCAATCCCCACCTGACCCTGGTGGTGGCAGGCTGCGTGGCCCAGCAGGAGGGAGCGGCGCTGCTGAGGCGCGTGCCCGAGCTTGATCTGGTGATGGGCCCCCAGCACGCCAACCGGCTCGGCACCCTGCTGGAGCAGGTGGCCAGCGGTCAGCAGGTGGTCGCCACCGACGACCACCACATCCTCGAAGACATCACCACCGCCCGCCGCGACAGCGCCGTCTGCGGCTGGGTCAACGTGATCTACGGCTGCAACGAGCGCTGCACGTACTGCGTGGTGCCCGCGGTGCGGGGCCAGGAGCAGAGCCGCACCCCGCAGGCCATCCGGCTGGAGATCGAGGGGCTGGCGGCACGGGGCTTCAAGGAGATCACCCTGCTGGGCCAGAACATCGATGCCTATGGCCGCGATCTGCCCGGCATCACCCCGGAGGGCCGCCGCGCGCACACCCTCACCGACCTGCTGCACGCGGTGCACGACGTGGAGGGGATCGAGCGGATCCGCTTCGCCACCAGCCACCCCCGCTACTTCACCGAACGGTTGATCGAGGCCTGTGCCGTGCTGCCCAAGGTGTGCGAGCACTTCCACATCCCCTTCCAGAGCGGCGACGACGACGTGCTCAAGGCGATGGCGCGGGGCTACACGGTGGAGCGCTACCGCCGCATCCTTGAGCGCATCCGGGAACGCATGCCCGATGCGGCGATCAGTGCCGACGTGATCGTGGCCTTCCCCGGCGAAACCGATGCCCAGTTCCGCCGCACCCTGGCCCTGATCGAGGAGATCGGCTTCGACCAGGTCAACACAGCCGCTTACTCGCCCCGCCCCGGTACCCCCGCCGCCGGCTGGCCCGGCCAGCTGAGTGAAGGCGTGAAGGTGGAACGGCTCCAGGAGATCAATGCCCTGGTGGAGACC
Above is a window of Synechococcus sp. MW101C3 DNA encoding:
- a CDS encoding amidohydrolase family protein → MSATPLPPLRLPRCLLDPGAVHLPTADADGLVAVELEHAEGRFTAIKPYPAQAEARLPLALTPLLEPHAHLDKAFSWERHPNRTGTMAGALAANQREHHERSVEQVHARAERALDQGWRYGLRAMRSHVDSLGPGAEVSWEALLDLQQAWAERLPLQLVALVPVRHWATAAGEQLARQLLGRRGESAAAAGGVLLGGVLGAPFPPDGADGEGLRALLRLADGLGCGVDLHIDESADGGGAGVALAARLVIELRIGVPVCCSHSCSMSQLPVRRLLPLADAMAEAGLAVVALPTTNLWLLGHRDGHTPAQRPLAPIRQLQRAGVTVAVGGDNVQDPWYPGGDFDPLDLLRFSMPAAHLAPWQRQGLMPFTTASSRLMGLAWDGVVRPGAPADLLLLGASGWSDLLARPVPRRVLRAGRWLPSPSPSPLQQLLEALPA
- a CDS encoding FAD-binding oxidoreductase — translated: MTPSPASAPVALLPVALPAALPAPVSAERIEAVSRQLRAAAGPPGSGPAAELVGPGSELEKLSHDFFTYSPVLTPLLSGHHAQLVVKATQLGHVQQVAAACAQQQVPLTVRGAGTGNYGQCVPLAGGVVLDLSGLRQLRQFDAASGVLTAEAGCLLGDLDRQLAVRGRALRLTPSTSRSATLGGFIAGGSGGIGSLRWGFLRDPGNLLGLEIVTVEPEPRLLTLDATGSRPLNHAYGTNGILTAVTVPTATAETWQQLVVDFADWDRALEAARLLPCAALVLQELCLLEAPIARQLPLPGGCPAARGHRLLLLAAPHALPALMPLLSQLGGALVWQAAEGESRGLPLRELTWNHTTLHLRAQDKGWTYLQMLLPQPEGPTLAALKQRWGDDLLWHLEGVRQQGQQRLAAIPLVRWRDRAALQALMEQARDLGALLFNPHSLTVEDGGLGVIDADQVAAKMAYDPAGLLNPGKLRGWTSCG
- a CDS encoding DUF1611 domain-containing protein, whose protein sequence is MLSASARVVLLQHDGLDNLSGKTGLALLRYRSGPIVAVIDPAQAGLPLEQVTGIPRAIPVVASLAEALPYGPEVAVVGLAPSGGLLPEALRRDVAAALQAGLHVASGLHTRLADDPALAALRGPQQWIWDLRQEPPGLQVAAARCAALPGQRLLAVGTDMAVGKMSACLELVAAARRQGLDARFVGTGQAGILISGGGVPLDAVRVDYAAGAVEGAVLEACQAGGGGDPAVAACNDATLVLVEGQGSLCHPGSTATLPLLRGSQPTGLLLVHRAGQRAISRHPTIPIPPLPQLIAAVEQLAALGRPGGLPPVRVRAVALNTALLGEAEAAAACADGQKKTGLPCGDPVRSRAAADRLVAALRASEGT
- the miaB gene encoding tRNA (N6-isopentenyl adenosine(37)-C2)-methylthiotransferase MiaB, translating into MAETGAMSATPPTKGSYWITTFGCQMNKADSERMAGILEAMGYAAGSDEHSADLVLYNTCTIRDNAEQKVYSYLGRQAQRKRTNPHLTLVVAGCVAQQEGAALLRRVPELDLVMGPQHANRLGTLLEQVASGQQVVATDDHHILEDITTARRDSAVCGWVNVIYGCNERCTYCVVPAVRGQEQSRTPQAIRLEIEGLAARGFKEITLLGQNIDAYGRDLPGITPEGRRAHTLTDLLHAVHDVEGIERIRFATSHPRYFTERLIEACAVLPKVCEHFHIPFQSGDDDVLKAMARGYTVERYRRILERIRERMPDAAISADVIVAFPGETDAQFRRTLALIEEIGFDQVNTAAYSPRPGTPAAGWPGQLSEGVKVERLQEINALVETTARARSLRYLGRTEEVLVEGRNPRHPDQWMGRTRTNRLTFFPAAEADPAAARAQQGAAPGAGTIQPGSLVPVRIESVRAFSLSGLPRVPALSC
- a CDS encoding dipeptide epimerase, with product MHARLRRFSLTKAVPLTISRGTSRGVERVLVEIEHDGTIGQGEAGGFDTGHRRFSTDDVAAELDALLPRLESPDALGRPRDPSERQALQPLLAGLSPPARCAVDLALHDWWGRRLGEPLWRLWGLDRQACTPTSVTLGLGTVEQVRARLVGWQERLGVRPRRVKLKLGSPDGADHDRALVQAVATTLTGFPGAELQVDANGGWDLPTARQLIPWLAQQGVVLVEQPLPALQDPEADAAAFAALDLHCPIPLVADESCWDLQDLLRLAPHVDGVNMKLLKTGGLSEAWLMAQTARRLGLDLMLGCYSDSALLNGAAAQLLPLVRWPDLDSHLNLVDDPFSEPERDGDILRPSSRPGLGQPPSEGAVPDGTAAGPSPPEPPRC
- a CDS encoding DUF4359 domain-containing protein, which gives rise to MATPAVVFANVSSSPARCPLPAAPPSASRLWPLLAGAAGLGGTALALLFTNPPPNDFESFAGDQLVELAVEEVCGADGLPMPLRLVVQNCPELIRSQSQVLGALARQGTTRHNFGVFSLYQTEIGGQEVLPFLRIPRYRVITLAGAGHFVILSTSKDGREENDAGATSDARP